The following is a genomic window from Spirosoma foliorum.
TTACGGAAAACTGGGAAGTACCAGTAACATTCCGCAGTATACCTACCAGAACTCCTATGGCGGAACGGGCGGAACAACGAGTATGGGTCTGCCCGACGGTTCGCGTTTCAAAGGCTATGCGTTAACCGCCCAATTAGCGAACCAGAATATTAAATGGGAATCTGTTCTTCAAACAGACATCGGGTTGGATATCGGCTTGCTGAGTAACGCCCTGAACATCACCCTTGACTGGTACAGTCGTCAGACAAACGACATGATTTATCAGGTTCCGGTTGCGCTCTCTGCCGGTTTTGCGAACTCAACGGTCTATACCAACATCGGTCAGATGAGCAACAAGGGGTTGGAAATCGCCGTCGATTATCGGGGCAAGAAAGGAGCCTTCACCTATGGCATTGCCGCCAACGCGTCGTTCAACCGAAACCTGGTAAAGAAACTGGATGGCACGAACAACAACCCGATTAACGATGGCCCCGCTGGCGATTACCTGGAAAGTGTTGTGTCGCGCACGCAGGCAGGTCAACCGCTGGGCCAGTTTTACGGCTACAAAACGGCTGGCATTTTCCAGACAGATGCCGACGTACAGGCGCTGAACCAAAAAGCGCAGGAAGCAGCCGCATCGGCAGGCGGCACCACAACGGGCGTTTATTATCAGGCAGCGGCCACCGGTGCGGGTGATCTGAAATTCCAGGATTTAAACGGCGACGGTCGGATTACATCGGCCGATAAAACCTTCATTGGCAATCCCTGGCCCAAAATGACGTACGGCGTTACACTTAGCATGGGTTGGAAAGGGTTTGATTTTTCTGCTCTGTTCCAGGGTATTGCCGGTGTGGATGTGTTCAATGCCAACAAGTATTACACATCAATTTTTGTGGGCGATTACAACACCACCCGCGACATTTTCAACACGTCTTATTTCAATGGCAACGGGCTTACTAACCTGCCTCGTGTAGGCTACACGGATGCGTCTGGCAACTACGTTCGTGACCCCAACGCCAACTACACGCGTATTTCTGATTTTGCGGTCGAAAGTGGAGCCTTTCTCAAACTGCGTAACATTCAGATAGGCTACACGCTGCCCGCTTCGCTCATGAAGCAGTGGAAAATGTCGGGTATTCGGGTATACGCGCAAGGGCAAAACCTGTTGACATTCACTAAGTATTCGGGTCTTGACCCAGAGGTGGTCGGGCGGAGTAATGGAGCCAATGCAGCCTCTACCGGGCGGGGTATCGATACAATTTATTCCTACCCGCGCACTACACTTATGTCGATGGGCATTGACGTGACTTTCTAACCTCATTCACTGGATACAGTAACACAAAACGATATTCGATCATGAAAATACTAGTCAAACTTTCCCTCTTTGTCCTACTTCTGGGTATGGCATCCTGCAAAGAGAGTTTCGTGAATGTAGACAATCCGGGTGCTATTTCTACCGCCAATTACCCCGGCACAGTGGCCGATCTGGAACAGCTCCTGGCAGGTGCTTATGCCACCCAGCATGCCCCTAACTTATTTGGGCACAATATGCTGGCCAAAAACACCTACCTGTGGGATCACACCACCGATTTAAGCTGGCAGGGAACAACCACCTGGATTCAACTGGCGCAGAACAATTCGCAGGTTAACGATAGTTTTTTGCAGGGAACCTGGCAGGATTTATGGCGGGGTGTACAGCGGTGTAATACGTTGCTGGCCGGAATTGAAACGTTCAGTGCCAAAGCCAACACTGCGGATGCCGCATCAGCCAATCTTATTAAAGGACAGACGCTTTACCTACGGGCCTGGTACTATTTCTACCTGACTTCGCAATGGGGTGAAAGCTTCATTGTCGATGGGCAGGGGGGAGATAAAATGGGCGTACCGATTATCACCAAAACGTCGTCAAGCCTGCCCGAAACGCAGGTGGCGCGGGCTACAGTTAAGCAATGCTGGGATTTCATTATCAGTGATTTGAAAGCTGCCGAAACTATTCTGACTGGCAAAACCTGGACAGGTACTACCGATAAATACAAAGTGAGTGGCTGGGCGGTGAAAGCGTTTCTGGGCAAAGTGTATGTATACACGCAGGATTGGGCCAATGCGAAAACCTACCTGAGCGATGTGGTCGCGAACAGCGGGAAATCGCTGGTACCGTTCGATACCTACAAAAACATGTTCAATGCACAAAATGAGTTCAACTCAGAGTCATTGATTGAGCTTAACCTGAACATTGACATGACCTATCGGGGTACCGATGATCGCTCAATGGGGTCTAGTATCGGTATGGTCATTGCACCGACTTACGTTGGTTCTAACGGTGGACAGGCAGCGTCGGCCTGGTCCAATGTATTCCCGCATGCCAAAAACATAGCCCGGTTTGGCTTCAATCTGGGGCACTACTTCCCGGCAGGAACGGCTACAGCCAATATCGCCAATGTCGACAAGTCGTACATCACAAAATCGGTGGCGGCCAGAGCCAATAAAACGGTGGACCCTCGCTTATGGGTATCCTGTCTGCAACCCTATGTCGATTCGATGATTGTGCTCGGTGTTAAACAACCCATTTCGCACTACCTCGACATTTCGGAAATCGATATGGAAGCCTGGAGTTTCCGGAAATACATCAATCTGGCAGGAACCGAAGGCGAAGTGAATATGGCGAACGGTGATAACATTCTGTGGCTCAGGCTCGCGGACATATATCTGCTCTACGCGGAAACCCTGACCCATACCGGCGATAATGCAACCGCGTTAGAATATGTCAACAAGGTCCGAAGGCGAGCGTATGGCTATGCCGTCAACACAGCGTCGGCAGTCGATTATAAAACGCTAACTGATCAGACCAGTGCACCCGACGCGGTACTCAAAAATGACCCGCTCAAATACGAGCGATGGGCCGAACTGTTCGGCGAAGGCCATTGGTGGTTTGACGTCTGTCGATGGAAAATTGGCGATAAGGAAGCCGCTTATTATCAACGGGTTCGTGGGGGCGCCATTCAATGGGACCCAACGGATTATGCCCAACCCATTCCGATCAACGAGATCACCTCAAACTTCAGTATGAAGCAAAATCCGGGTTATTAAGGCGATTAAGCTCTGCGGCATTTACCCCACCCCAACCCCTCCCCTTGAAATAAGGGGAGGGGCTAATGCTGGTCACTTTTTAGCCCCTCCCCTGAAACCAGGGGAGGGGTTGGGGTGGGGTTGATACGACACCATAGCTACCTATATTCCCCCTTTTCCTCATGAAGCAGGCATTCGTTTTTCTTGGCGTGCTGTTCGGCCTGACCAGCGCTATTGTGTTGGTCCCATTTCCCCAGGCAGACATCTCGAATGGGGTGATCCAGGCCAAATTGTACCTGCCTGATCCGGCGCAGGGGTATTATCAGGGTGTGCGTTTCGATTGGTCGGGTGTGATTGCCAGCCTTGATTATAAAGGACATAGCTATTTTGGCCAGTGGTTTGAGAAGTATGATCCCAAATTACACGATGCCATTAGCGGTCCTGTTGAAGAGTTTACGCCCATTGGCTACGAAACGGCTAAGCCGGGTGAAGATTTTCTGAAGATTGGGGTGGGATCACTTCGGAAATCTGCCGATGGTCCTTACCGATTTGCGACACCTTATGAGTTGGTTAATGCAGGCAAGTGGAGCGTCAAAAAAGAGAAAGATGCCGTTGAGTTTATCCACGAGTTGACCGATGCTGCGGGTTATTCCTACCGGTACCGGAAAACGATTCGATTAGTACCCGGCAAACCGACGCTGGTGCTGGAACATTCGCTGACCAACACGGGCGCCAAACCCATCGAAACGACGGTCTATGATCACAACTTTTACGTGATCGACAAGCAGCCAACTGGCCCCGATTTTTCGGTAACATTTCCCTTTGCCTTACAAACCAAAGGAACACCCCGAGGTATGGGGGCTCTGTTTGAGTTACGCACGAACCAACTCGCTTACCTAAAAGAACTTAGCAAAGGTGAAACCACACATTGCTACCTGACCGGCTTCGGCGAAACGGCGAAAGACTACGATATACGTATTGAAAACCGCAAAACCGGCGCGGGTGTGCGCATCACTTGTGATCAGCCTATTGTTCAACTCGCTTACTGGTCAATGCCAGTTACTGTTTGCCCGGAACCCTATATCCAGATCAAAGCTGATCCCGGTAAAGAATTTCGCTGGAAAATCCAGTATGATTATTATACGAAGTAGTCTAGGATAACTTAGTGGTGTCAGGTTCTAAACCTGACAAGCGAGGTTTCTTAAAACCTAGTGTATTCCAAAGGTTTTGAGAAACCTTAATGTGTCGGATTTAAGAATCCGACACCACAGAAATCAACGACTTTTTATGAAGCACATCATTTATCTCGGGTTGATTGGAGTTGGAGGTTTACTATTTGCGGCCATCCGCCCAAATCAAATCATTTCTAACATCGACCAACCAGGAAACACCGACTGGGTTAATTACGGAGGAAATAAAGCCGGTAATCGGTATTCGCCCCTTACGCAGATCAACCTCGATAACGTTAAAAACCTTCAGGTAGCCTGGACCTATAATGCGGCCAAAATCGATGGGGAAGGAGGGCGTCAACCCGAAATTCAGTGTCAACCCATTGTTGTCAATGGCATTCTGTATGGCACAACGCCGAAACTTAAGCTATTTGCGGTAAAGGCCAATACGGGCGAACAACTCTGGGTATTTGATCCCTTCAAAGATAAAACCGCCCGTTTTAACCCAAATCGGGGCGTCATGTATTGGGAAGAAGGTAACGGCGGAGTGGACAAACGAATTCTGTTTACAGCTGGTCCGACTCTTTTCGCTATCAACGCACTAACGGGCGAACCAGTTACACAATTCGGCAAAAATGGAGAAGTCGACTTACGCGAAGGTCTATTGACTGATCCAAACTATGACCTCAAAAAAGTGTCGGTTACCGTGACCAGTCCGGGGGTTATTCATAAGGATTTGCTGGTTTTAGGGTGCACGGTTTCCGAATATGGCGATGCGGCACCGGGCCATGTCCGCGCTTTTGATGTGCGTACAGGCAAAATGCGCTGGATATTCCACACCATTCCCCAACCGGGTGAAGCAGGTTATGAAACCTGGCCCAAAGACGCTTACAAAAAAATAGGAGGAGCCAATAACTGGGCAGGTATGGTACTGGATGAAAAGCGGGGCATGGTGTATTTAGGCACCGGTTCGCCCGCGGTTGACTTCTATGGTGGAAGCCGCGCCGGGCAAAACCTGTATGCTGATTGTATCCTCGCCCTAAATGCCGAAACGGGCAAGCTGAAGTGGTATTACCAAACCGTCCACCATGATTTGTGGGACCGGGATCTGCCCTGTCAACCCAATCTGGTTACGGTGAAGCACAACGGAAAGTTGGTCGATGCAGTGGCGCAATCCACGAAAGATGGGCTGGTGTATGTGCTTGATCGCGATACGGGGACGTCCCTTTTTCCAGTTGAAGAGCGGGCTGTTCCAACAACGGGGCTGCCGGGCGAACAGCCCTGGCCCAAACAGCGGTTTCCGCTAAAGCCTGCGCCCTTTGCCCGTCAGGTATTCACCGAAGCAGACATCACCGACCGTACGCCCGAAGCACATGCTTTTGTAAAAGAACGATTCCTGAAAACGCGCGCTGGAAATAAATTTATGCCGCCAAGTCTGGAAGGAACGCTATTTTTTGGCATCGGCGGTGGAGCTGAATGGGGCGGCAACGCGGCCGCCCCAGACGGTATTCTGTACCAGAATTCAAACGAAATGGTGTGGGATGTGAAGATGATGGACATGGCGGCCCGCACTGCCGAACTAGCCTCTAAAGGAAAATCACTGTACCAGGCAAATTGTGCCGCCTGCCACGGAGCCGACCGGAAAGGGAGCGGAGATGCCTACCCGAGTCTGGTCGATATTGGGAAACGGCTCACGGGGCAGGATATACAGGCTATTTTGAAAACGGGTCGTGGACGGATGCCTTCGTTCGAGCATATTTCGGAGCAGGATCGCAGCACACTTGTCCGTTTTTTGCTCAATACCGAAACCAAAGCCAGCAATACTGACGATCATCATAATGCTTCCGCTCCCGTAGCGGTGGCCGAGAAGCCTGTCTTTCCGTACATTCCCCCTTACATCAACAATGGCTGGACCCGTTTCGTCGATCCAGATGGCTATCCCGCCGTAAAACCACCCTGGGGCACACTGAATGCAATCAACCTCAACACAGGCGAATACCTCTGGAAAGTTCCGTTGGGTGAGTTTCCGGAATTGACAAAAAAAGGGATTGCACTAACTGGTACCGAAAACTACGGTGGCCCGATTGTAACAGCGGGCGGGCTGGTCTTTATTGCCGCCACCTATGACGAACGCATCCGGGCTTTCGACCGAAAAACGGGCAAGGTCGTTTGGGAATATCAACTTCCGGCGGGTGGTTTCGCTACCCCAATTACCTATCAGGTCAACGGGAAGCAGTATGTTGCCGTTGCGGTCGGTGGTGTCAAAAATGGCCACAAACCGGGCGGATATTACTTCGCTTTTGCATTACCCTAGCTCACCACAGTTTCCTGTTTGACGTCTTCTATTCCATGTTTAATAGGTTGGTAGACAGTAGTTCGCATAAATAGAAGGCTTCAAACAGGAAACCGTGATGAGCTAGGTTGTTTTAAATTTTCCTAACATACCTAAACTCAGTTTTTTTGTCATTCCGACGATAGGAGGAATCTCAAGCTTGATTAATAAACGACTTTGAGATTCCTCCTATCGTCGGAATGACAAAAAATCACCTAGTGTTTTCCATAACATTATAAATTACTAATCCTTTACCTCTTCATTTCATGAATACAAACCGTGAATCCCTCGAAAAGCAACTCGATCATAACCGCCGTAACGCATTGAAAATGTTGGGCATGGGCTCATCGGCTGGACTTTTAAGTATGTTTGGTGGCCTGTCTACAGCCGAAGCGCGTGAACAACAGGGCAAGCCCCAATACGCTGTCGGTACAGCGCCTGTCAAAATCAAAAGTGTTAAAGCTATTGCCACGGCTCCCCAGGGGTCTAACCTCATCGTTGTTAAAGTTGAAACCACTGAGCCGGGTCTCTATGGTCTAGGCTGTGCTACGTTTACGCAACGGGCTGCTACTGTCATTGTAGCCATCAATACCTATCTGAATGAGTTCTGCGTCGGCAAAGATGTAGACAATATCGAGGACATGTGGCAATCTGCCTATGTCAGCTCGTATTGGCGAAATGGCCCCGTGCTCAACAATGCCCTCAGCGGATTGGATCAGGCGTTGTGGGACATCAAAGGCAAGCGGGCCAATATGCCCGTTTATCAACTGCTGGGCGGCAAAGCCCGTTTTGCTATTCCCTGTTATACGCACGCAGGCGGAAACACGCCCGAAGCTGCTGCCGACAGTGTGAAAAAACTGATGGCCGATGGGTTCAAGTACATTCGCATTCAGCAGGGAGGCTACGGAGCCGTGGGCGCCACCGCCGACAAGCCCGATTTCAAAGTAGCTGGTTTTGGGGGTGAAACCGACAACTACATGAACGAGCGACTGTATCTGAAATCGGTGCCCAAAATGTTCGAAGTCGTTCGGAAAGAGTGTGGGGAAGAGATCGAACTGCTTCACGACATTCATGAACGGGTACAACCCATTGACGCCATCAATATGATCAAGCGGGTTGAAGAATATCGACCTTTCTTCATTGAAGACCCCTTCTCACCAGAGAATATGAAGTGGTTTGCGCAACTCCGACAAGCGACATCAGTGCCCATCGCCATGGGTGAGTTATTCAACAATATCAACGAGTTCAAAGAGCCGATGGTTAACCAATGGTTCGATTTCATTCGGATACACGTCTCGCAGATTGGGGGAATCACACCCGCCATGAAAGTAGCGCGGTTGGGCGAGTGGTTTAACATCCGCACCGCCTGGCATGGACCGGGCGATGTGTCGCCAGTGGGTCACGCAGCTCATGCCCACATAGATCTGGCGGTCTGGAACTTCGGTATTCAGGAAGCCGTGCAGTTTTCTGATAAAACCAAAGAGGTGTTCAGTGGTTGCCCAACAATGAATAAAGGCTATATGTCGGTCAATGAAGTGCCGGGCTTAGGCGTTGATATTAACGAGAAAGAAGCCGCCAAATATCCCATCACAACCAAGTCGAACTGGCAGGTACGTAAAATGGACGGTACCATTATTAGACCTTAAGTATCTGGCGCGGGTTTGAACCCGTGCCTTTATATATAGCAAGCATTTGCTTGCGTAGACTTGATTGTGTAAAGTGTCAGTGAATACTGACGAAATTATAGGCACGGGTGAATACCCGCGCCAGTGTAAACAAACTATGAAAAAAACAGTAACGCCCCCTCCGCCAACTAGTCCGCAAACGCCACCAAGCCGAAAGCGTCTGTTGCTGTTTAAGGGAATAGCGTTACTGTTTCCTTTTCTGCTACTGGCACTTATCGAAGGCTTGCTCAGGTTATTTAGTTATGGCCATGACCTCCACCTGTTTGTAGAAGACCCGCAGAATAAGGGCTTTCTTGTCATGAATCAGTATACATCAGAGAAGTACTTCTCGGAAACTGAAAATGCGACGATTGGTAACTTTGAGCCGTTTCGAAAGCAAAAAGCCGAGGGTACGTTTCGGATTTTTGTGTTGGGGGAGTCAACCACAATCGGTTATCCGTACATGCACAACGGCTCTTTTCATCGCTGGTTGCAATATCGGCTGATGCATACCTTCCCGAATAAAGAGTTTGAGATCATTAATCTGGCACTGACAGCCGTTAATACTTACACCGTTGCCGATTTCGCGAAGCAACTAGGCGACTATAGTCCCGATGCAGTATTGGTTTATGTAGGTCATAATGAATACTATGGAGCATTAGGCGTTGGTTCGACGAGTAGTCTGGCACACAGTCCCACACTTATCCGATTGTTGATCAAGCTCCGGCAATTTCGGCTGGTGCAACTGCTTGCCAATACAATAAACGGAATTCGAAAAGCCGTTTCTGGTCAAAAAGTCGATTTGCGAGAGAATCTGATGAAGCGAATGGCCGCCGATCAGCAGATTGTCTATGGTTCCGCAACCTATCAGGCGGGTATCGAGCAATTCAAGACGAACCTGAATGACGTATGCCGGGAGTTAAGTGAGCGGCATATTCCAGTTTTTATCAGTAATCTGGTCAGTAATGAGAAAGATTTGACGCCATTTATTAGCAGTCCGGATAATGGGCCAACGTCGGCTCAGACGCAATATCAACTGGCCAATCAAGCCTATGCGAACGGGAATTTTACCGAAGCAAAAAAAGGTTTTGTTCGGGCGAAAGAGTTGGATATGTTGCGATTTCGGGCACCGGAGGCCATGAATCAGTCCATTCAGGAAGTCTTGACTAACTACCCAGTTGTTACGTTGGTCGATACAAAGCAGGCGTTTGAAGCCCACTCGCCCCACGGTATTCTAGGCCAGGAAACCTTGTTGGAACACGTGCACCCGAACTTGTTTGGCTATGCCCTTCTTTCGGATGCGTTTTACGAAGCCTTGAAAAAGAGTCGATTACTTCCCAGTGATCGGACGCATGAACTCTCCCTCGCTGAATTACGACAACGCATGCCCATCACCACTGTCGATTCGCTCAAGGGAGTCTACGAGATGATGATTCTAAAAGAAGGCTGGCCGTTCAATGTGCCGATGCCTCCTGAAGAAAAACGGCCAAAAACTGAGGAAGAACAATTGGCGGGTGCGCTGGTTGTCAAGCAAATCTCCTGGCCCGACGCCATGAATCGGTTAGTAGGCTATTATGTGGCACAAAAGAACTTCGCTAAAGCCTTGCAGGTGACTGAAGCGCAGGTGCTGGAGTATCCGTATAATCCTGTCTTTTACGACCAGGCCGCTAAGCTCAGTTTAGCACTGACTAAAAATGAACAGGCTGTCACTTATCTAAAAAAGGCGTTTCGTCTGGAGAATAGTTTCGAACGAGCGCAACCGTTGTTCATTACCTTGCTTAAGCTGGATAGACCAGAAGAAGCGCTGCCTTACCTTCAATATGCTGCTGCTCACACACAATCTGGCTTTAGTCTGAACGAGTTGCAATCGTTTGTACAGCAGTTGGTTGCGATAAAGAATCAATTTGCCCAAGATACAACTAATGTTAATCTCAGCAATCAGCTGGCCTTAGGTTATCTGAAATTTGCGAATGCCACAGCAGCCACCAAATACGTAGAAAAAACGCTTCGTCTGGATAGCCATAATGCCATTGCGCTACAGTTGAAGGAAAAGATTCGGTCTATCCAAAAGTAACAGCTTGTCGTTCATACCTTTTAGGTTTTACCACATTAGTTAATCCATTGTTGAAGGCATTTTATCCGCTGGCAATTTCCCTGATGGTCAGTGTTTACGCACTTGCTCAGCAGAACCCATCTAGTATTGAACGGACTGAGTTACAAGCGACTTATCTGGCTGCAAAAGTGGAATTCGCCCGTTTCGAAAAAACACATGGTCATTTTATTACGACCCCGAATGGCCGTATTCATTACATAACCTTGGGTAACTCTTCGGGCATACCGCTTGTGTGGTCGCACGGTAGCCTGACCAATGCCCTCGAATTAATGTCGCTGGCGGATGGCCTGGTGAAAGCAGGTTATTATCTAATTGCGATCGACTATTATGGGCACGGCCAAACGCCCATTCCGGCTCATGACGTTTCACTCTATCATGTGGCGGATGATATTAAAGCGATTCTGGACAAGTTAGCGATCAAAAAAGCGGTAATTGGCGGTTGGTCGAGAGGAGGGATGATTAGTACGGCCTTCTACGATGCGTATCCTGAACGCGTTCTAGGATTGATTTTAGAAGATGGAGGTTCGGTTTCGCCAAATACACATTACCACGAAATGGAACCGTCTCAACTGGATAAGCGCATTGGCGAATTGTTCAAAGACCGACTGCCCGAAACAATCTTTGACAGTGAATTTGACGCTTACCGTTCCATCTATGACACAACTCAAAAAGGAACTCAATTTGAGTTACTGGCCTGGATTAGACCAACCCAGAATGGCAAATGGGCCATTAGTCCCGGTGTGCTGGCGTTGTTTAATATGAAAACGCCCGAGCAGTTTCGGGATAATATTCTTCACCCAACTCGGGTTCCGCTTTTTGCCGAATCGATGTCGATTCTAGAGCCAAAAATCGTCTACCGAAACCTGGCGGTGCCCTTATTGATCATCGACCCCACGAGTGCAGATGATTTGTTCCCGTTTGAAACGGAGAATGCAGCGCTTCAAAAACAGCATCCCGCATTTATTGAACATAAAGTGTATCCGAACACAGGGCATAATGTGCATTATGAGCGTCCGGCTCAATTTCTGAACGATGTAGCTTCGTTTGCCAGACGAATAAAATCGTTCAACCGTTTAAAGTAACCTACAGGGTTCGTTACTCTTCTAGGTAATTCAAATCCTTGTCGTGGGTTTCGGGGATGGTCAGGATAGCGTAAAAACCGATTAAGAACGTAACCAAACCCACAACAGCACCCGCATTGACAACATCCAGTGAGGGCTTAAGTGCTTGAAAACCCAGAGTCATTGGAATCAGAAAAGCGCGCACCATATTCGGGATGGTGGTGGCGGCTGTAGCACGTAGGTTGGTGCCAAACTGTTCCGCACTAATAGTCACAAACATGGCCCAATAACCATTTCCAAAGCCCAGACCCAGGCAAAGCACATAGAAAACGGTGGCGCTTTTGATGCCGAGGTATAAACAGATAAAGCTGAACACAAACGCAATGGCCATGAAGAGGGTGATCGCTTTTTTACGCGATGCCAGCGCCTGACTGATGAAGCCGTTGGACAGATCGCCGATGGCCATGCCAATATATAAGCACGTAATGGCTAAGCCCGGTTGAATTTCTTCGGTAATGCCCCAGGCCTTCCCAAATTCGTTGCTGAACGAAGCCAAAATGCCGGTAACGAACCAGGAGGGAATACCAACGCCGATGCATTTTAGATAGCGACTGAGTCGGTTTGTGTTGGTAAAGAAAGAGAGAAAATTACCCCGGCTTACCTGTTTTTGCTCGATGATGTTGGTAAACATGCCCGACTCAACCACCCCGAAACGTAATAATAACAAGCCAAACCCTAAACTTCCACCGACAA
Proteins encoded in this region:
- a CDS encoding RagB/SusD family nutrient uptake outer membrane protein; the encoded protein is MKILVKLSLFVLLLGMASCKESFVNVDNPGAISTANYPGTVADLEQLLAGAYATQHAPNLFGHNMLAKNTYLWDHTTDLSWQGTTTWIQLAQNNSQVNDSFLQGTWQDLWRGVQRCNTLLAGIETFSAKANTADAASANLIKGQTLYLRAWYYFYLTSQWGESFIVDGQGGDKMGVPIITKTSSSLPETQVARATVKQCWDFIISDLKAAETILTGKTWTGTTDKYKVSGWAVKAFLGKVYVYTQDWANAKTYLSDVVANSGKSLVPFDTYKNMFNAQNEFNSESLIELNLNIDMTYRGTDDRSMGSSIGMVIAPTYVGSNGGQAASAWSNVFPHAKNIARFGFNLGHYFPAGTATANIANVDKSYITKSVAARANKTVDPRLWVSCLQPYVDSMIVLGVKQPISHYLDISEIDMEAWSFRKYINLAGTEGEVNMANGDNILWLRLADIYLLYAETLTHTGDNATALEYVNKVRRRAYGYAVNTASAVDYKTLTDQTSAPDAVLKNDPLKYERWAELFGEGHWWFDVCRWKIGDKEAAYYQRVRGGAIQWDPTDYAQPIPINEITSNFSMKQNPGY
- a CDS encoding outer membrane protein assembly factor BamB family protein, with amino-acid sequence MKHIIYLGLIGVGGLLFAAIRPNQIISNIDQPGNTDWVNYGGNKAGNRYSPLTQINLDNVKNLQVAWTYNAAKIDGEGGRQPEIQCQPIVVNGILYGTTPKLKLFAVKANTGEQLWVFDPFKDKTARFNPNRGVMYWEEGNGGVDKRILFTAGPTLFAINALTGEPVTQFGKNGEVDLREGLLTDPNYDLKKVSVTVTSPGVIHKDLLVLGCTVSEYGDAAPGHVRAFDVRTGKMRWIFHTIPQPGEAGYETWPKDAYKKIGGANNWAGMVLDEKRGMVYLGTGSPAVDFYGGSRAGQNLYADCILALNAETGKLKWYYQTVHHDLWDRDLPCQPNLVTVKHNGKLVDAVAQSTKDGLVYVLDRDTGTSLFPVEERAVPTTGLPGEQPWPKQRFPLKPAPFARQVFTEADITDRTPEAHAFVKERFLKTRAGNKFMPPSLEGTLFFGIGGGAEWGGNAAAPDGILYQNSNEMVWDVKMMDMAARTAELASKGKSLYQANCAACHGADRKGSGDAYPSLVDIGKRLTGQDIQAILKTGRGRMPSFEHISEQDRSTLVRFLLNTETKASNTDDHHNASAPVAVAEKPVFPYIPPYINNGWTRFVDPDGYPAVKPPWGTLNAINLNTGEYLWKVPLGEFPELTKKGIALTGTENYGGPIVTAGGLVFIAATYDERIRAFDRKTGKVVWEYQLPAGGFATPITYQVNGKQYVAVAVGGVKNGHKPGGYYFAFALP
- a CDS encoding enolase C-terminal domain-like protein; translation: MLGMGSSAGLLSMFGGLSTAEAREQQGKPQYAVGTAPVKIKSVKAIATAPQGSNLIVVKVETTEPGLYGLGCATFTQRAATVIVAINTYLNEFCVGKDVDNIEDMWQSAYVSSYWRNGPVLNNALSGLDQALWDIKGKRANMPVYQLLGGKARFAIPCYTHAGGNTPEAAADSVKKLMADGFKYIRIQQGGYGAVGATADKPDFKVAGFGGETDNYMNERLYLKSVPKMFEVVRKECGEEIELLHDIHERVQPIDAINMIKRVEEYRPFFIEDPFSPENMKWFAQLRQATSVPIAMGELFNNINEFKEPMVNQWFDFIRIHVSQIGGITPAMKVARLGEWFNIRTAWHGPGDVSPVGHAAHAHIDLAVWNFGIQEAVQFSDKTKEVFSGCPTMNKGYMSVNEVPGLGVDINEKEAAKYPITTKSNWQVRKMDGTIIRP
- a CDS encoding alpha/beta fold hydrolase, with the protein product MLKAFYPLAISLMVSVYALAQQNPSSIERTELQATYLAAKVEFARFEKTHGHFITTPNGRIHYITLGNSSGIPLVWSHGSLTNALELMSLADGLVKAGYYLIAIDYYGHGQTPIPAHDVSLYHVADDIKAILDKLAIKKAVIGGWSRGGMISTAFYDAYPERVLGLILEDGGSVSPNTHYHEMEPSQLDKRIGELFKDRLPETIFDSEFDAYRSIYDTTQKGTQFELLAWIRPTQNGKWAISPGVLALFNMKTPEQFRDNILHPTRVPLFAESMSILEPKIVYRNLAVPLLIIDPTSADDLFPFETENAALQKQHPAFIEHKVYPNTGHNVHYERPAQFLNDVASFARRIKSFNRLK
- a CDS encoding MFS transporter, producing MIVTTTSSDPTVNSTQAATVSLVSLPIIVAALGYFVDIYDLLLFGIVRVPSLKDMGLSPDQISTVGGRIMNWQMAGLLLGGIVWGILGDKRGRLSVLFGSIITYSIANIACGFVKHITFMDPVQYYALMRFVAGVGLAGELGAGITLVSEILPKEKRAVGTSFVAGIGVLGAVVAYFTVKLFDWETAFFVGGSLGFGLLLLRFGVVESGMFTNIIEQKQVSRGNFLSFFTNTNRLSRYLKCIGVGIPSWFVTGILASFSNEFGKAWGITEEIQPGLAITCLYIGMAIGDLSNGFISQALASRKKAITLFMAIAFVFSFICLYLGIKSATVFYVLCLGLGFGNGYWAMFVTISAEQFGTNLRATAATTIPNMVRAFLIPMTLGFQALKPSLDVVNAGAVVGLVTFLIGFYAILTIPETHDKDLNYLEE